Proteins from a genomic interval of Prevotella sp. E13-27:
- a CDS encoding sodium ion-translocating decarboxylase subunit beta: MFEFIIQNLNEFLTYTGFANAEVGNIIMIAVGALFIYLAIKKDFEPLLLVPIGLGIILGNIPFRADAGLEIGIYEDNSVLNIFYQGVRQGWYPPLIFLGIGAMTDFTALLANPKLMLIGAAAQFGIFGAYMLALLFGFEPNQAAGIAIIGGADGPTAIFLSSKLSPNLMGAIAVCAYSYMALVPLIQPPLMRLLTTEKERTIKMKASREVSQKERILFPIIGLLLTTFIVPSGLPLLGMLFFGNLLKESGKTTRLAKTAGAALNDIVVMLLGLTVGCSTQASEFLTLNTVFIFAIGAFAFAVATASGVCFVKLMNLFLPKDEKINPLIGNAGVSAVPMAARISNNLGQEYDRHNFLLMHAMGPNVAGVIGSAVAAGAILGFLS; this comes from the coding sequence ATGTTTGAATTCATTATACAAAACCTCAACGAGTTTCTTACCTACACCGGCTTTGCTAATGCCGAAGTAGGCAATATTATAATGATAGCAGTAGGTGCTCTGTTCATCTATCTTGCCATAAAGAAAGATTTCGAGCCCCTACTGCTCGTGCCAATAGGTCTTGGCATCATTCTTGGTAACATTCCGTTTCGTGCAGATGCGGGACTCGAGATAGGTATCTACGAGGACAACTCCGTACTTAACATCTTCTATCAGGGTGTGCGTCAAGGATGGTATCCACCACTCATCTTCCTCGGAATAGGAGCGATGACAGACTTTACTGCCCTACTGGCAAACCCTAAGCTGATGCTCATAGGTGCAGCAGCTCAGTTCGGAATTTTCGGGGCCTATATGCTTGCTCTGTTATTTGGGTTCGAGCCTAATCAGGCAGCGGGCATTGCCATCATCGGTGGTGCTGATGGTCCTACAGCCATCTTCCTGTCATCGAAGCTATCACCCAACCTCATGGGTGCCATAGCAGTATGCGCATACAGCTACATGGCTCTTGTTCCCCTAATTCAACCTCCATTGATGCGTCTGCTCACTACTGAAAAGGAACGGACAATAAAGATGAAGGCAAGCCGTGAGGTAAGCCAGAAGGAACGTATTCTCTTCCCCATCATCGGTCTGTTGCTCACCACCTTCATCGTTCCGTCAGGTCTGCCCTTGCTCGGCATGTTATTCTTCGGCAATCTTTTGAAAGAAAGCGGCAAGACCACACGTCTGGCAAAGACTGCTGGCGCAGCCCTCAACGATATTGTCGTGATGTTGCTCGGTCTCACCGTTGGTTGCTCTACCCAGGCATCTGAGTTCCTTACTCTCAACACCGTGTTTATCTTCGCTATCGGTGCTTTTGCATTTGCTGTGGCAACAGCAAGTGGCGTATGCTTTGTGAAGTTGATGAATCTATTCTTGCCAAAAGACGAGAAGATTAACCCTCTGATTGGTAATGCAGGTGTAAGTGCTGTTCCTATGGCTGCACGCATATCAAATAACCTCGGTCAAGAGTACGACCGTCACAACTTCCTGCTCATGCATGCCATGGGTCCGAATGTTGCAGGTGTCATTGGCTCTGCTGTTGCTGCAGGTGCCATACTCGGATTCCTTTCGTAA
- the recN gene encoding DNA repair protein RecN: protein MLKHLYIKNYTLIEELDIEFCKGFSVITGETGAGKSIILGAIGLLLGQRADSKAIKAGSDKCVIEAHFDLSRYAMDDFFVQNDIEQDAEDTILRRELTASGKSRAFINDTPVALSLMKELGESLVDVHSQHQNLLLNKQDFQLEVVDIIARDSADLEAYQKSYAAYQEAEQNLRTLEKEIEQSRREADFLQFQYDELSAAKLNAGEQQKLEDQSETMSHAEEIKQALYDAENYFDGEEGGALSLLRNATSSLHSIGRVFASSEELAERVNSCYIELKDVAAEVNSLLSKVDFDPAELDAVNARLDRIYELQKKYHVTTVEELLELEEQIGKKLSNIENSDENIAEQRKKLAELQDKCQQLADKLSSKRVKAAREVEKQMRERLVPLGMPNVRFEVALTKEQLGRNGQDKVSFLFSANTSTVLQPVSQVASGGEIARVMLALKAMISGAVKLPTIIFDEIDTGVSGKIAEQMAQIMHEMGQQDRQVISITHLPQIAALGAHHYKVYKEETANGTVSHMQKLSSDERVTEIAQMLSGSDVSDAAIANARQLLRL from the coding sequence ATGTTAAAGCATTTATATATTAAAAACTATACGCTCATTGAGGAACTTGACATAGAGTTCTGCAAGGGCTTTTCTGTTATCACAGGTGAGACTGGTGCTGGAAAAAGCATCATTCTTGGAGCAATAGGTCTGCTTTTAGGACAGCGTGCTGACTCCAAAGCCATAAAAGCTGGTTCTGATAAGTGTGTCATAGAGGCACATTTCGACCTCTCGCGCTATGCTATGGATGATTTCTTTGTGCAGAACGACATTGAACAGGATGCGGAAGACACTATTTTGAGACGCGAGCTTACTGCTTCTGGAAAGAGCCGTGCTTTTATCAACGACACTCCTGTCGCATTGTCGCTGATGAAGGAGCTTGGCGAGAGCTTGGTAGATGTACACTCGCAGCATCAGAATCTGCTGTTAAATAAGCAGGACTTTCAACTTGAGGTTGTTGATATTATAGCTCGTGACTCAGCAGACCTGGAGGCTTATCAGAAATCATATGCTGCTTATCAGGAGGCAGAACAGAATCTCAGAACCCTTGAAAAAGAGATAGAACAAAGCCGTCGGGAAGCAGATTTCCTCCAGTTCCAGTACGATGAGTTGTCTGCTGCTAAGTTGAATGCAGGTGAGCAGCAGAAATTGGAAGACCAAAGCGAGACGATGAGTCACGCAGAAGAGATAAAACAAGCTCTCTACGATGCTGAAAACTATTTCGACGGTGAAGAGGGTGGGGCATTGTCATTGCTTCGTAATGCGACTTCGTCACTTCATTCTATTGGACGAGTATTTGCATCTTCTGAAGAATTAGCAGAACGTGTGAATAGTTGTTATATTGAACTGAAGGATGTGGCTGCAGAGGTGAACAGCCTTCTGTCAAAGGTTGACTTTGACCCAGCAGAGCTTGACGCTGTGAATGCTCGTCTTGACCGTATCTATGAGCTACAGAAAAAATATCATGTAACGACTGTTGAAGAGCTTCTTGAGTTAGAAGAACAGATTGGGAAAAAACTATCTAACATCGAGAACAGCGATGAGAACATAGCAGAGCAACGCAAGAAACTCGCAGAACTTCAGGATAAGTGTCAGCAGCTTGCTGACAAACTATCCTCAAAGCGTGTGAAAGCTGCTCGTGAAGTGGAGAAACAGATGCGTGAACGACTTGTACCCCTTGGAATGCCGAATGTTCGCTTCGAGGTGGCTTTGACGAAAGAGCAGCTTGGCCGTAACGGACAGGATAAGGTGTCGTTCCTCTTCAGTGCCAATACTTCGACAGTACTTCAGCCTGTTTCCCAGGTGGCATCGGGTGGCGAGATAGCACGCGTTATGTTAGCCCTGAAAGCGATGATTAGCGGTGCGGTGAAACTGCCGACAATAATATTCGATGAGATAGACACCGGTGTCAGTGGAAAAATTGCTGAGCAGATGGCACAGATAATGCATGAAATGGGACAGCAAGACCGACAGGTAATAAGCATAACTCATCTGCCACAGATAGCAGCCCTTGGGGCCCATCACTATAAGGTGTATAAGGAGGAAACGGCTAATGGCACCGTCAGTCATATGCAGAAACTCTCGTCAGACGAACGTGTCACTGAGATTGCACAGATGCTCAGTGGCAGTGATGTCAGCGATGCAGCTATAGCCAATGCACGTCAACTATTGCGACTGTGA
- a CDS encoding DUF4835 family protein: MKRLLSISLLLLLFATCMQAQELVVKININHQQIQGTDASVFDNLQKTMEQFVNERQWTALQFQQNERISCTFNLTVTKYDASSNRFACTALIQANRPVYNSAYTTTLYNNRDKNFDFEFAQFDQLNFNQEDYVDNQLVALLAYYAYLIIGLDLDSFSPMGGTDVLQRCMNLVNNAQNLDFPGWKSFEDSRNRFAIINDYLDEAMKPFRQLQYDYYRKGLDEMAQNVERGRTNVTTALENCLKKAHEDKPLSLLPQIWTDYKKDELANIYKGKGTQKEKQTVYDILLGLNASQNTTWEKIRQ; encoded by the coding sequence ATGAAGCGACTTCTCTCCATATCATTATTGCTGCTACTTTTCGCGACTTGTATGCAGGCACAGGAACTGGTGGTAAAGATAAACATTAACCATCAGCAAATTCAAGGTACCGATGCCTCTGTCTTCGATAATCTGCAGAAGACGATGGAACAGTTCGTTAACGAGCGACAGTGGACCGCTTTGCAGTTCCAGCAGAACGAACGTATATCATGTACGTTTAATCTTACTGTAACGAAATACGATGCCAGCTCTAACCGTTTTGCGTGTACTGCGCTGATCCAGGCCAATCGTCCTGTCTATAACTCTGCATATACGACAACACTTTACAACAATCGTGATAAGAACTTTGACTTTGAGTTTGCACAGTTCGACCAACTGAACTTCAATCAGGAGGATTATGTTGATAATCAGTTGGTGGCGCTTTTAGCGTATTATGCATATCTTATCATAGGACTCGATCTGGATAGTTTCTCACCTATGGGAGGAACGGATGTACTGCAGCGCTGTATGAACCTTGTAAACAATGCACAGAATCTGGACTTCCCCGGATGGAAGTCATTTGAGGACTCACGTAACCGCTTTGCTATCATCAATGACTATCTTGACGAGGCAATGAAACCATTCCGACAGTTGCAATATGACTACTATCGTAAGGGTTTGGACGAGATGGCGCAAAACGTGGAACGTGGACGCACCAATGTCACGACTGCACTTGAGAACTGTCTGAAAAAAGCTCATGAAGATAAACCACTGAGTCTATTGCCCCAGATTTGGACTGACTACAAGAAAGATGAGTTGGCAAATATCTACAAAGGTAAAGGAACTCAGAAGGAAAAACAGACTGTTTATGACATCCTTCTTGGTCTTAATGCATCGCAGAACACTACGTGGGAAAAGATTAGGCAATAG
- the coaBC gene encoding bifunctional phosphopantothenoylcysteine decarboxylase/phosphopantothenate--cysteine ligase CoaBC, with amino-acid sequence MLRGKKIVLGITGSIAAYKACLIIRGLIKAGAEVQVVITPAGKEFITPITLSALTHKPVISEFFSQRDGTWNSHVDLGLWADAMLIAPCTASTLGKMANGVADNMLITTYLSMKAPVFIAPAMDLDMYAHPSTQANMERLASFGNHFIEAESGFLASGLEGKGRMAEPEHIVAALDEFFEPKDLVGKNILLTAGPTYEKIDPVRFVGNYSSGKMGFALAEECARRGADVTLVAGPVSLKSSHPRIHRVNVESAQEMYNAAVNAFPQMDAAILCAAVADFRPESVAEEKIKRVGQTMDIHLVPNPDIAAELGMMKRSNQKLVGFALETNDEEQNAQNKLEKKNFDFIVLNSLRNEGTCFKSDENQISIISHTGRKDYEKKPKNEVARDIIDELASMK; translated from the coding sequence ATGCTCAGAGGGAAGAAGATCGTTTTAGGTATTACTGGCTCTATAGCTGCCTATAAGGCGTGTCTCATCATTCGTGGACTGATAAAGGCTGGGGCAGAGGTGCAGGTGGTGATTACCCCTGCGGGAAAAGAGTTTATAACCCCTATAACACTTTCTGCACTTACTCATAAACCAGTCATCAGCGAGTTCTTCTCTCAGCGTGACGGCACGTGGAATAGCCATGTTGATTTGGGATTATGGGCTGATGCTATGCTTATAGCTCCTTGCACGGCTTCAACTCTTGGCAAGATGGCTAATGGTGTGGCTGACAATATGCTCATTACGACCTATCTCTCTATGAAGGCTCCTGTTTTCATTGCTCCTGCTATGGATCTTGACATGTATGCCCATCCTTCAACGCAGGCAAACATGGAGCGTCTGGCTTCTTTTGGAAATCACTTCATAGAGGCAGAGAGCGGCTTCCTTGCCAGCGGATTGGAAGGTAAGGGACGTATGGCTGAACCTGAACATATAGTAGCGGCTCTTGACGAGTTTTTTGAACCAAAAGACCTTGTCGGAAAAAATATCCTGTTGACAGCAGGACCAACATACGAGAAGATAGATCCGGTACGTTTTGTAGGAAACTACAGCAGTGGTAAGATGGGCTTCGCCCTCGCAGAGGAATGTGCTCGTCGTGGTGCTGATGTGACGTTGGTTGCCGGTCCTGTTTCGCTGAAATCTTCACATCCTCGCATCCATCGTGTTAATGTGGAGAGTGCTCAGGAAATGTACAATGCTGCCGTGAACGCATTCCCTCAAATGGATGCTGCCATTCTTTGTGCTGCTGTCGCTGATTTCCGTCCTGAAAGCGTAGCGGAAGAGAAAATCAAGAGGGTTGGACAGACAATGGATATTCATCTTGTGCCCAATCCCGATATTGCAGCTGAGCTTGGCATGATGAAACGCTCAAACCAAAAGCTTGTTGGATTCGCTCTCGAAACAAACGACGAGGAACAGAATGCCCAAAATAAACTTGAGAAGAAGAACTTTGATTTCATCGTTCTTAACTCACTGCGTAACGAGGGTACATGCTTCAAGAGCGACGAAAACCAGATTTCAATTATATCACATACTGGTCGTAAAGACTATGAGAAGAAACCTAAAAATGAGGTGGCTCGTGATATTATTGATGAGCTGGCAAGCATGAAATAA
- a CDS encoding 3'-5' exonuclease, with protein sequence MKLNLVKPLVIFDLETTGLDLVKDRIIQISYIKVFPDGHEERGNHIINPEQYILPVITELTGISNDDVKDQPTFKQMAKKLADIFSGSDIAGFNSNHFDVPLLAEEFLRAGVDFDFSKCRLIDAQTIFHKLERRNLAAAYKFYCGRKMEDDFEAHRADQDTEATYRVLMGELDHYTEERQRELGENPEGRVLKNDIEFLADFSKVNQNVDFAGRIVWGEAKDSNGNVVLDEAGKPVMVEYFNFGKHKGKTVADVLRYDPGYYGWMLSGDFTYNTKQVLTRIRLREAQKMK encoded by the coding sequence ATGAAATTAAATCTTGTGAAACCGTTGGTCATCTTCGATTTGGAGACGACGGGTCTTGATTTGGTTAAGGACCGAATCATACAGATATCATATATTAAGGTGTTTCCTGACGGCCATGAAGAGCGTGGTAACCACATCATTAATCCTGAGCAGTATATATTGCCTGTAATAACAGAGTTGACTGGTATCAGTAATGATGATGTGAAGGATCAGCCAACGTTCAAACAAATGGCAAAGAAGCTTGCCGACATCTTCAGTGGTAGCGATATAGCAGGCTTTAATTCAAACCATTTCGATGTACCCCTGTTGGCAGAGGAGTTCTTGCGTGCAGGTGTTGACTTCGACTTTTCAAAGTGTCGTCTTATAGATGCTCAGACAATATTCCATAAACTTGAGCGCCGTAACCTTGCTGCTGCTTATAAGTTCTACTGTGGCCGTAAGATGGAGGATGACTTCGAGGCTCACCGTGCCGATCAGGATACGGAAGCAACCTATCGTGTGTTGATGGGTGAGTTGGACCACTACACTGAGGAGAGACAGCGAGAACTGGGAGAGAATCCTGAAGGACGTGTGCTGAAGAACGATATTGAATTCCTTGCAGATTTTTCAAAGGTTAACCAGAATGTGGATTTCGCAGGACGTATCGTCTGGGGTGAAGCAAAGGATTCTAATGGCAATGTGGTGCTTGATGAGGCAGGGAAACCTGTTATGGTGGAGTATTTCAACTTTGGTAAGCATAAGGGAAAAACTGTTGCAGACGTGTTGAGATATGATCCAGGCTACTATGGATGGATGTTATCAGGAGATTTTACCTATAACACAAAACAGGTGCTGACCAGAATCCGTTTACGTGAGGCACAGAAAATGAAATAA
- the dnaN gene encoding DNA polymerase III subunit beta: protein MKFTVSSTALSNRLVALSRVINSKNSLPILGDFLFEVQDGRLNLTASDSEVMMKTSMELNEADSDGRFCVGNHDLLEAVKGISEQPITFDVNQGENIARISYQNGMFSLPIENADEFPQSQQVSESATTINISSQMLADNINRSIFATAQDELRPVMNGIYFDLTPDCLAVVASDGHKLVRNKIFSVKSDVPAAFILPKKPASLLKSVLSKNGGDVVIRFDERNAEINFEDGLIVCRLIEGRYPNYNSVIPQSNPNQLTVDRVALLSALRRVQPFSNDSSNLIRFHVENGTLQLDAEDYDFSKTATERMACDYNGMTMSIGFKGSSFIEILSNFDCEQVVIQLADPSRAGLVIPSEQPENQDVLMLMMPMLIND from the coding sequence ATGAAATTTACAGTTTCAAGTACCGCACTTAGCAATCGCCTTGTTGCTTTATCTCGAGTTATTAACAGTAAAAATTCTTTGCCTATACTTGGTGACTTCCTTTTTGAAGTCCAGGATGGTAGATTGAATCTTACGGCATCTGATAGTGAGGTGATGATGAAAACCTCAATGGAACTTAACGAAGCTGACAGCGATGGTCGCTTCTGCGTTGGTAACCATGACCTTCTCGAAGCGGTGAAGGGCATTTCAGAGCAGCCTATCACATTTGACGTGAATCAAGGTGAGAATATTGCTCGTATAAGCTATCAGAATGGTATGTTCTCTCTGCCAATAGAAAATGCTGATGAGTTCCCACAGAGTCAGCAGGTTAGTGAGAGCGCAACAACCATCAATATCAGCTCACAAATGCTTGCCGATAACATTAACCGTTCAATCTTCGCAACGGCTCAGGATGAACTTCGTCCTGTTATGAATGGTATCTACTTTGATCTCACTCCTGATTGCCTTGCAGTTGTGGCAAGCGATGGACATAAATTGGTGCGTAATAAGATCTTCTCTGTAAAAAGCGATGTGCCAGCAGCATTCATACTGCCTAAGAAGCCTGCTTCTCTTTTGAAGAGCGTGCTCAGCAAGAATGGTGGTGATGTGGTAATTCGCTTCGACGAGCGCAATGCTGAAATTAATTTCGAGGACGGACTGATTGTATGCCGCCTAATTGAAGGACGTTATCCTAACTACAATTCTGTTATCCCTCAGAGCAATCCTAACCAACTTACTGTTGACCGTGTGGCTCTGCTTTCAGCACTTCGTCGTGTCCAGCCTTTCTCTAACGATTCAAGTAACCTCATTCGTTTCCACGTTGAGAATGGTACATTGCAGCTTGACGCGGAAGACTATGACTTCTCAAAGACTGCTACTGAGCGCATGGCATGTGACTATAATGGCATGACAATGAGCATAGGTTTCAAGGGATCTTCGTTTATTGAAATACTCAGTAATTTCGATTGTGAGCAGGTCGTAATACAATTGGCAGACCCAAGCCGTGCCGGATTGGTTATTCCTTCTGAGCAACCTGAGAATCAGGATGTGCTCATGCTGATGATGCCAATGTTGATAAACGATTAA
- a CDS encoding DUF3127 domain-containing protein, which yields MDLTGKVIAIMEARSGVSARTGNPWMTQEYVIEVPGQFPRKMVFNIFGEDKIKQFNIQAGEEITVQFDIDAREFNGRWFNDIRAWNILRGQAAQTVPAATPFQPQQMAAPQGATAPFPPAQEPAGEGAADDLPF from the coding sequence ATGGATTTAACAGGTAAAGTAATTGCCATTATGGAGGCAAGGAGTGGTGTTTCAGCACGTACAGGCAATCCTTGGATGACACAGGAGTATGTAATAGAAGTACCAGGTCAGTTCCCTCGCAAAATGGTTTTCAACATCTTTGGTGAGGACAAGATTAAGCAGTTCAACATTCAGGCTGGCGAAGAAATAACAGTACAGTTTGATATCGATGCACGCGAGTTCAATGGTCGTTGGTTCAATGACATCCGTGCATGGAACATCCTACGTGGTCAGGCAGCCCAGACTGTTCCTGCAGCAACACCATTCCAACCACAGCAGATGGCCGCACCACAGGGAGCCACAGCTCCATTCCCTCCTGCTCAGGAGCCTGCAGGTGAAGGTGCAGCAGACGATCTGCCATTCTAA